Proteins co-encoded in one Leptospira montravelensis genomic window:
- a CDS encoding LA_1326/LA_4305 family lipoprotein, which produces MKLYRIFSLLILSITLNSCATGVKSRSLLFRSNEFAIYTVARDKINLKSESSVAKTFAHPVEITEDKVLDLLGNIRFREESSYGDVNQYVFEEKEIKEFALDLVDGLQKLKPDQILLVISKYNPVRSVVSHYSRTGFYIWSTDTSIEILFGELQKEISYDEQGNYFDWSNIPDIPFEHFPTSTYILQGQGFSFKKVSGFRNKHWLVFDKADLAKLKFEKRKKTIVPEVTNSVDADLKPEKRISRDEDEGIINGD; this is translated from the coding sequence ATGAAACTCTATCGAATTTTCTCTTTACTCATTTTATCCATTACTTTGAATTCCTGTGCAACAGGTGTTAAGTCTAGGTCTTTACTCTTTAGAAGTAACGAGTTTGCGATTTATACAGTGGCTCGCGACAAAATTAATTTAAAGTCAGAGTCTTCTGTTGCAAAAACTTTTGCTCATCCTGTTGAAATTACGGAAGATAAGGTTTTAGATTTGCTTGGCAACATCCGGTTTCGTGAAGAAAGTTCTTATGGAGATGTAAACCAGTATGTGTTCGAAGAAAAAGAAATCAAAGAATTCGCATTGGACCTTGTGGATGGTTTACAAAAATTAAAACCAGACCAAATCCTCCTTGTAATTTCTAAATACAATCCTGTTCGTTCTGTAGTTTCTCATTATTCAAGAACTGGTTTTTATATTTGGTCAACAGATACTTCCATAGAAATTCTATTTGGAGAACTTCAGAAAGAAATTTCCTATGATGAACAAGGGAACTATTTTGATTGGTCCAATATTCCAGATATTCCTTTTGAACATTTTCCCACATCGACATACATTTTACAGGGCCAAGGGTTTTCTTTTAAAAAGGTTTCTGGGTTTCGCAACAAACATTGGTTAGTGTTTGATAAAGCTGATTTAGCAAAATTGAAATTTGAGAAACGAAAGAAAACTATTGTGCCTGAAGTTACAAATTCAGTAGATGCGGATCTTAAACCAGAAAAAAGAATTTCTCGTGATGAGGATGAAGGGATCATCAACGGAGATTGA
- a CDS encoding STAS domain-containing protein, protein MLIQSHRQENHLLLSIQRDVLMENSREFYQEFEKAIESKNFGKLTMDFHSVKFLDSSGIGAVIKASSALHNRGVEIFVTNLNKNLNSVFRLSGLNHILSILTLDEYLSKFPEFQKTLEA, encoded by the coding sequence ATGTTGATTCAAAGCCACCGTCAGGAAAATCATCTTCTTCTATCAATCCAAAGGGATGTCTTGATGGAAAACTCGAGAGAGTTTTACCAAGAATTTGAGAAGGCGATTGAAAGTAAAAATTTCGGAAAATTGACGATGGATTTTCATTCTGTAAAGTTTTTAGACTCGAGCGGAATTGGTGCTGTGATCAAAGCTTCCTCTGCACTCCACAACCGTGGTGTAGAAATTTTCGTAACCAATTTGAACAAAAATCTAAACTCTGTATTTCGACTTTCTGGACTCAATCATATTCTCTCCATTCTGACTTTGGATGAATACCTTTCTAAATTTCCGGAGTTTCAAAAAACTCTAGAGGCATAA
- a CDS encoding pentapeptide repeat-containing protein, protein MAVMDFARYKEINDQRMNYREMEDATVVSYYRNTGCGDGYRIYLKLNENLVVEDASYTTTGCGFGIVALAMATEYSKGKSLNDLRNLTPETLETLFEFPERRKNYPESAVAALKKAVEDYESGQGVPKENRITKAQTMELLHKQGHLRDAKLSSVMLEKEKLDGVDFSGADLHNAFLQNSSFVGANFQGANLKASFFNGADLRNANFRGADLRFAKLASAKIDGADFTDAIYDIGTRVDHSQMYIFDVMKKAGKDLYLKKEDGE, encoded by the coding sequence ATGGCAGTAATGGACTTTGCTCGCTACAAAGAAATCAACGACCAAAGGATGAATTACCGTGAGATGGAAGACGCTACAGTCGTCTCCTATTACCGCAACACAGGTTGCGGTGACGGATATCGCATCTATTTAAAGTTAAACGAAAACCTCGTTGTGGAAGACGCAAGTTACACCACAACAGGTTGTGGGTTTGGGATTGTTGCACTTGCAATGGCAACTGAGTATTCCAAAGGCAAATCTTTAAACGACCTAAGAAACTTAACTCCTGAAACTTTAGAAACCCTTTTCGAATTTCCCGAACGAAGAAAAAACTATCCAGAATCTGCTGTTGCTGCTCTCAAAAAAGCAGTGGAAGATTATGAATCGGGACAAGGTGTTCCTAAAGAAAACCGAATCACCAAAGCACAAACGATGGAACTCCTTCATAAACAAGGTCACCTTCGTGATGCTAAGTTATCCAGTGTTATGTTGGAAAAAGAAAAATTAGACGGGGTTGATTTTTCTGGTGCTGACCTTCACAATGCCTTCCTTCAAAACTCGAGTTTTGTGGGTGCCAACTTTCAAGGTGCCAACCTAAAAGCTTCGTTTTTTAATGGAGCAGATTTAAGAAACGCCAATTTCCGCGGTGCTGATTTACGTTTTGCCAAACTTGCTTCAGCGAAAATTGATGGTGCTGATTTTACTGACGCCATTTATGATATTGGAACCAGGGTAGATCACAGCCAAATGTACATCTTTGATGTGATGAAAAAAGCCGGAAAAGATTTATATCTAAAAAAAGAGGATGGGGAATGA
- the rpmE gene encoding 50S ribosomal protein L31, whose amino-acid sequence MKTDIHPKYVSSKIKCACGTVIDTRSTAGDISVEICSNCHPFFTGKSKLVDTTGRVDKFKKKYKMK is encoded by the coding sequence ATGAAAACTGACATACATCCAAAATACGTTTCTTCAAAAATCAAATGCGCTTGTGGTACAGTGATCGATACAAGATCTACTGCCGGGGATATCAGTGTGGAAATTTGTTCCAATTGCCATCCATTTTTTACTGGAAAATCCAAATTAGTGGATACTACAGGCCGCGTAGACAAGTTCAAGAAAAAATACAAAATGAAGTAA
- the rho gene encoding transcription termination factor Rho: MASRKQEEIQVNPPEEPTEYTNGIMDQDDASEPPKQFKKKKNRYEGPIPPPLDLVELKKKNINELADLAKGLGVENTHGLKKQNLMFALLQAQTEKDGQVHAAGVMERLPDGYGFLRSPDYNYVPGPDDIYVSPSQIKLFGLRTGDTVTGLIRPPKEAERFFAMLRVESINGFPVEVAQKRNLFDNLTPLYPNERINMEFDPSHLDTRVIDLMCPIGKGQRALIVAPPRTGKTVLMQSIANAITRNHPEIFLIVLLIDERPEEVTDMARHVKGEVVSSTFDEPAQRHVQVAEMVIEKAKRLVEHGKDVVILLDSITRLARAYNQVVPTSGKILSGGVDSNALHKPKRFFGAARNIEEGGSLTIIATALIDTGSRMDEVIFEEFKGTGNMEIHLDRKLADKRIFPAIDINRSGTRKEELLLPQDTLTRVFILRKVLSPMSITESMELLIEKMRGAKTNDQFLASMNTN, translated from the coding sequence ATGGCATCACGCAAACAAGAAGAAATCCAAGTTAATCCTCCTGAAGAACCAACTGAATATACGAACGGCATCATGGACCAAGACGATGCTTCCGAACCACCGAAACAATTTAAGAAAAAAAAGAATCGTTATGAAGGTCCAATTCCGCCGCCACTTGATTTAGTCGAACTCAAGAAAAAAAACATCAACGAACTGGCTGACCTTGCGAAAGGTTTAGGAGTGGAAAACACTCATGGTTTAAAAAAACAAAACTTGATGTTTGCTCTCCTCCAAGCACAAACCGAAAAAGATGGACAGGTGCATGCAGCAGGAGTCATGGAAAGACTTCCTGATGGATACGGTTTCCTTCGATCACCTGACTATAATTATGTGCCAGGTCCAGATGATATTTATGTTTCTCCTTCCCAAATCAAATTGTTTGGTCTTCGCACTGGTGATACTGTCACAGGGCTTATCCGGCCTCCAAAAGAAGCAGAACGTTTTTTTGCCATGTTACGTGTGGAATCCATCAACGGTTTCCCCGTGGAAGTCGCACAAAAAAGAAATTTATTCGATAACCTAACACCACTTTATCCGAATGAAAGAATCAATATGGAGTTTGATCCAAGCCATTTGGACACTCGTGTGATTGACCTTATGTGTCCGATTGGAAAAGGACAAAGAGCTCTTATTGTTGCGCCACCTCGAACTGGTAAAACAGTCCTCATGCAATCCATTGCCAATGCTATCACACGCAACCACCCAGAAATTTTTCTTATCGTGTTACTCATCGATGAACGTCCGGAAGAAGTAACGGACATGGCTCGCCATGTAAAAGGGGAAGTAGTGAGTTCCACTTTTGATGAACCTGCACAACGCCACGTCCAAGTGGCAGAGATGGTCATTGAAAAAGCAAAACGACTTGTGGAACACGGAAAGGATGTGGTCATTTTACTCGACTCCATCACAAGACTTGCCCGCGCATACAACCAAGTGGTTCCAACTTCTGGAAAAATCCTTTCTGGTGGTGTGGACTCCAATGCCCTTCACAAACCAAAACGTTTTTTTGGAGCGGCAAGGAATATCGAAGAGGGTGGGTCACTCACCATCATCGCCACTGCCCTTATTGACACGGGTTCTCGAATGGACGAGGTGATTTTTGAGGAATTTAAGGGAACGGGAAATATGGAAATCCATTTGGACCGAAAACTCGCAGACAAACGAATTTTCCCTGCCATTGACATCAACCGTTCGGGCACAAGAAAAGAAGAACTCCTTCTGCCGCAAGATACCCTCACTCGAGTCTTTATCCTTCGAAAAGTACTTTCTCCTATGAGTATCACCGAAAGTATGGAACTATTGATTGAAAAAATGCGTGGCGCGAAGACGAATGACCAATTCCTCGCCAGCATGAATACGAACTAA
- a CDS encoding helix-turn-helix domain-containing protein: MKFESLYRHFLLTKATHLPVISEAGELLGLLSKDRVHRELSDLGREREDLDEIPLEILERELHENLILYFKESTQIPVIGLDGEKKDNWDKPRFLAAFSKLDSANIRDPKLEEIESKLEKKKDNADSVQWFMELILSHFPDGLLATDVTGSTVFYNETFENDILTKPLFRDSLQLAEKYLHNLNREVLATYLKEHDLSLGKDADTTVLHTNITELRSNLRIITLKKEKKVVGFLYHFSPSLFSQSMGNGDSEFPNLGEAFLSKLPLETVLEEMESHYIHKSLKRNSNNISHTATELGVPRTTLQNRIRFLKLSERFQNEAKVKTVIPRKRSEKPGEKPKKITEKPNSLPSKKSKIIQKPVKSVKQAPKGKKQSPKPSVARKKTKKRR, translated from the coding sequence GTGAAGTTCGAATCACTTTATCGTCATTTTTTGCTGACTAAGGCCACCCATCTTCCCGTAATTTCGGAAGCGGGTGAGTTACTCGGTCTCCTTTCCAAAGATCGTGTCCACCGCGAGTTGTCCGATTTGGGACGAGAAAGGGAAGACTTAGATGAAATCCCTTTAGAGATCTTAGAAAGAGAACTTCATGAAAATCTGATTTTGTATTTTAAAGAATCAACTCAGATTCCCGTCATTGGTCTTGATGGAGAAAAAAAAGACAATTGGGATAAACCAAGGTTTCTTGCCGCCTTTTCCAAATTAGATTCTGCAAACATTCGTGATCCGAAACTCGAAGAAATCGAATCCAAACTAGAAAAGAAAAAAGACAATGCGGATTCTGTGCAGTGGTTTATGGAATTAATTCTATCCCATTTCCCAGATGGACTTTTGGCAACAGATGTCACGGGTTCTACTGTTTTTTATAATGAAACCTTTGAAAATGATATTCTCACAAAGCCTTTGTTTCGTGATTCATTGCAGTTAGCAGAAAAATACTTACATAACCTAAACAGGGAAGTCTTAGCCACTTATCTAAAAGAACATGATTTGTCTTTGGGTAAAGATGCAGATACAACTGTTTTACATACAAACATCACAGAACTTCGATCCAACCTTCGTATCATCACGTTAAAAAAAGAGAAAAAGGTAGTTGGATTTTTATACCATTTTTCTCCTTCATTATTTTCCCAATCGATGGGAAATGGGGATTCAGAATTTCCTAATTTAGGAGAAGCATTCCTTTCTAAACTCCCACTCGAAACAGTTTTGGAAGAAATGGAATCACATTACATCCATAAGTCGCTAAAAAGGAATTCTAATAATATTTCACATACAGCAACAGAACTTGGTGTTCCAAGAACTACCTTACAAAACCGTATCCGTTTTTTAAAACTTTCGGAACGGTTTCAAAATGAAGCGAAGGTAAAAACTGTAATTCCGAGGAAACGCTCTGAAAAACCTGGTGAGAAACCAAAAAAAATCACCGAGAAACCGAATTCACTTCCTAGTAAGAAGTCCAAAATCATTCAGAAACCGGTGAAATCTGTGAAACAAGCGCCGAAAGGTAAAAAACAGAGCCCAAAACCTAGTGTAGCGAGAAAAAAGACAAAAAAAAGACGTTGA
- a CDS encoding adhesin OmpL37 family surface protein, giving the protein MGKWKFILFFAMVVGHISHISAVSPEQTNLGILIFENKENLNFINVALSNLAPSQEETQASAQPGAETPAADPSKKNLDFDYFKLLKAANQSDFSGNMWYLQSNYVYGFRQLRQAQGELKNIFEIVLQKYIEDARALLEAAAPTIIRSNDNSAKALLRLGFRDLRSSEDLYTTGLNSSPHQYRYKLTLYKEGILTLRRAKRFAILAMIYSKTPDEDKPEYQYRSNEDLKEARNEEKQRNYEKVRDTLINFIENKRMERTIVPPGNPDAKPLDLLEQHDDNYGLITSRKLDLLMEANAQIKETEGARRESVPPTPKFDENGKAIYPEEKKK; this is encoded by the coding sequence ATGGGAAAATGGAAATTCATCCTCTTTTTTGCAATGGTTGTGGGTCATATCTCGCATATCAGTGCAGTATCACCAGAACAGACGAATCTGGGGATTTTAATCTTTGAAAACAAAGAAAACTTAAATTTTATCAACGTCGCTCTGAGCAATTTGGCTCCTTCGCAAGAAGAAACGCAAGCATCGGCGCAACCAGGAGCTGAAACTCCCGCTGCGGATCCTTCCAAAAAGAATTTGGATTTTGATTATTTCAAACTCCTAAAAGCAGCCAACCAATCTGACTTCAGCGGAAACATGTGGTACCTGCAAAGTAACTATGTGTATGGCTTTCGCCAGCTCCGCCAAGCCCAAGGGGAACTAAAAAATATTTTTGAAATCGTACTTCAAAAATATATCGAAGATGCAAGAGCTCTCCTCGAAGCAGCAGCTCCTACCATCATTCGTTCCAATGACAATAGCGCCAAAGCGTTGTTACGTCTTGGTTTTCGTGACCTTCGTTCTTCGGAAGACCTTTATACAACTGGTCTTAATTCCAGCCCACACCAATACCGATACAAACTTACTCTTTACAAAGAAGGGATTCTTACCTTACGCCGCGCCAAACGTTTTGCTATCCTCGCAATGATTTATAGTAAAACACCGGATGAGGATAAACCAGAATACCAATACCGTTCCAACGAAGATTTAAAAGAAGCTCGTAACGAAGAAAAACAACGTAACTACGAAAAGGTGAGAGATACACTCATCAACTTCATAGAAAACAAACGAATGGAAAGAACTATTGTCCCTCCAGGAAATCCAGATGCAAAACCTTTGGATTTATTGGAACAACATGATGACAATTATGGACTTATCACTTCTAGAAAGTTGGACCTTCTTATGGAAGCCAATGCTCAAATCAAAGAGACAGAAGGTGCAAGACGAGAGTCTGTTCCTCCTACTCCAAAGTTTGATGAAAACGGAAAAGCTATCTACCCAGAAGAAAAGAAAAAATAA
- a CDS encoding LL-diaminopimelate aminotransferase — protein MTQINENYLKLKAGYLFPEIGRRVKVYSEANQNAKIIRLGIGDVTLPLAPTIVNAMVEAAKEMGSSAGFHGYGPEQGYSFLIQKIIAHDYTARGVQIAEDEVFVSDGSKCDCGNIQEIFSLDSKIAVVDPVYPVYVDTNVMAGRTGEVGSDGRYANIIYMPATEENNFEPDFPKEKPDIIYLCYPNNPTGMVATKARLTEWVNFAKKIGSIILYDSAYESFIQDPEIPKSIYEIPGAKEVAMEFRSFSKTAGFTGTRCAYLVIPKDLKGKTKAGEEISFNSLWNRRHTTKFNGVSYVTQKGAEAVFSVQGQVEIKEQISYYMQNAKLIREGLATAGYTVFGGTNAPYIWLKTPKGLKSWEFFDELLGKAQVVGTPGSGFGPAGEGYFRLSAFGKREDVISAIERIQKM, from the coding sequence ATGACTCAGATAAATGAAAACTATTTAAAATTGAAAGCAGGATATTTATTCCCTGAAATTGGAAGAAGGGTAAAGGTTTATTCAGAAGCCAACCAAAACGCAAAAATCATTCGCCTTGGCATTGGAGATGTGACACTTCCATTGGCACCTACAATTGTAAATGCTATGGTGGAAGCGGCCAAAGAAATGGGAAGTTCTGCAGGTTTTCATGGTTATGGACCGGAACAAGGATATTCTTTTCTGATTCAAAAAATCATTGCCCATGATTATACCGCTCGTGGTGTTCAAATTGCAGAAGACGAAGTATTTGTCTCTGACGGATCCAAATGTGACTGCGGAAACATCCAAGAGATTTTTTCATTGGATAGTAAAATTGCTGTAGTGGATCCTGTGTATCCGGTTTATGTGGATACAAATGTGATGGCAGGTCGTACGGGAGAAGTGGGTTCTGACGGAAGGTATGCGAATATCATTTATATGCCGGCCACTGAAGAAAACAATTTTGAACCAGATTTTCCAAAAGAAAAACCAGATATCATTTACCTTTGTTATCCGAATAACCCTACGGGAATGGTGGCAACTAAGGCGCGTTTAACGGAATGGGTGAACTTTGCCAAAAAAATCGGTAGTATCATCCTTTATGATTCTGCTTACGAATCCTTCATCCAAGATCCAGAAATTCCAAAATCCATTTATGAAATTCCTGGAGCCAAAGAAGTGGCTATGGAATTTAGATCCTTTTCCAAAACCGCAGGTTTTACAGGAACACGCTGTGCCTACCTTGTGATTCCAAAAGATCTAAAAGGTAAAACAAAGGCAGGGGAAGAAATTAGTTTTAATTCTCTTTGGAACCGCCGCCACACCACCAAGTTCAATGGAGTGTCTTATGTGACACAAAAAGGAGCTGAGGCAGTTTTTTCGGTACAAGGCCAAGTGGAGATCAAAGAACAAATTTCCTACTATATGCAAAATGCAAAACTCATCCGTGAAGGACTTGCGACTGCGGGATACACTGTATTTGGCGGAACCAACGCTCCCTACATTTGGTTAAAAACTCCAAAAGGTTTAAAATCTTGGGAATTTTTTGACGAACTTCTGGGAAAAGCACAAGTGGTGGGAACTCCTGGATCGGGATTTGGACCGGCTGGAGAAGGGTATTTCCGACTTTCTGCCTTCGGAAAGCGGGAAGATGTGATTTCTGCGATAGAACGAATCCAAAAAATGTAA
- a CDS encoding DUF2203 domain-containing protein, with the protein MTKKIWTLIEAREVLPLVRDITREYYLRASVLADDVRNKMLPENVLEAKEDEISEIVKNWTNEILAMHIDVKGLWLVDFDHGNGYYCWTWGEEDVLYEHGYHEGFRSRKLIEENKEEDDSDK; encoded by the coding sequence TTGACTAAAAAGATTTGGACTTTAATAGAAGCAAGAGAAGTCCTACCTCTCGTGCGAGACATTACGAGAGAATATTATTTAAGAGCCAGTGTTCTTGCGGATGATGTTCGTAACAAAATGTTACCAGAAAATGTTTTAGAAGCGAAAGAAGATGAAATCAGTGAAATTGTAAAAAATTGGACAAACGAAATTTTGGCAATGCATATCGATGTCAAAGGTTTGTGGTTGGTTGATTTTGACCACGGCAACGGCTATTACTGTTGGACCTGGGGCGAAGAAGACGTGTTATATGAACACGGTTATCATGAAGGATTTAGATCGAGAAAACTCATAGAGGAAAATAAAGAAGAAGATGACTCAGATAAATGA